A stretch of Paracoccus sp. MA DNA encodes these proteins:
- a CDS encoding cbb3-type cytochrome c oxidase subunit I → MRYQSQRIAYAYFLVAMVLFAVQVTIGLIMGWIYVSPNFLSELLPFNIARMLHTNSLVVWLLLGFFGATYYILPEEAEREIHSPLLAWIQLGIFVLGTAGVVVTYLFDLFHGHWLLGKEGREFLEQPKWVKLGIAVAAVIFMYNVSMTALKGRRTAVTNVLLMGLWGLVLLWLFAFYNPANLVLDKQYWWWVIHLWVEGVWELIMAAILAFLMLKLTGVDREVVEKWLYVIVATALFSGILGTGHHYYWIGLPAYWQWIGSIFSSFEIVPFFAMMSFAFVMVWKGRRDHPNKAALVWSLGCTVLAFFGAGVWGFLHTLHGVNYYTHGTQITAAHGHLAFYGAYVCLVLALVTYCMPLMKNRDPYNQVLNMASFWLMSSGMVFMTVTLTFAGTVQTHLQRVEGGFFMDVQDGLALFYWMRFGSGVAVVLGALLFIYAVLFPRREVVVPGPVQSHKDGHLEAAE, encoded by the coding sequence ATGAGATACCAATCGCAACGCATCGCCTATGCCTATTTCCTTGTGGCCATGGTGCTTTTCGCCGTGCAGGTCACGATCGGCCTGATCATGGGCTGGATCTATGTCAGCCCGAACTTCCTGTCCGAGCTCTTGCCCTTCAACATCGCCCGGATGCTGCATACCAACAGCCTGGTGGTCTGGCTGCTCCTGGGCTTTTTCGGCGCCACCTATTACATCCTGCCCGAAGAGGCCGAGCGCGAGATCCATTCGCCGCTCTTGGCCTGGATCCAGCTGGGCATCTTCGTGCTCGGCACGGCGGGCGTGGTGGTGACCTATCTGTTCGACCTGTTCCACGGCCACTGGCTGCTGGGCAAGGAGGGGCGCGAGTTCCTGGAACAGCCGAAATGGGTCAAGCTCGGCATCGCCGTCGCCGCGGTGATCTTCATGTACAACGTCAGCATGACCGCGCTGAAGGGGCGGCGGACGGCGGTGACCAACGTGCTGCTGATGGGCCTGTGGGGGCTGGTGCTGCTGTGGCTCTTCGCCTTCTACAACCCGGCGAACCTGGTGCTGGACAAGCAATACTGGTGGTGGGTCATCCACCTGTGGGTCGAGGGCGTCTGGGAGCTGATCATGGCCGCCATCCTCGCCTTCCTGATGCTCAAGCTGACCGGCGTGGACCGCGAGGTGGTCGAGAAATGGCTTTACGTCATCGTCGCCACGGCGCTGTTCTCGGGCATCCTGGGCACCGGGCACCACTACTATTGGATCGGCCTGCCGGCTTACTGGCAGTGGATCGGCTCGATCTTCTCGAGCTTCGAGATCGTGCCCTTCTTCGCCATGATGTCTTTTGCCTTCGTCATGGTCTGGAAGGGCCGGCGCGACCATCCGAACAAGGCCGCACTGGTCTGGAGCCTGGGCTGCACCGTGCTGGCCTTCTTCGGGGCCGGGGTCTGGGGCTTCCTGCACACGCTGCACGGGGTGAACTACTATACCCACGGCACGCAGATCACCGCCGCGCATGGCCACCTGGCCTTCTATGGCGCCTATGTCTGCCTGGTGCTGGCGCTTGTGACCTATTGCATGCCGCTGATGAAGAATCGCGACCCCTACAACCAGGTGCTGAACATGGCCTCGTTCTGGCTGATGTCCTCGGGCATGGTGTTCATGACGGTGACGCTGACCTTCGCCGGAACGGTGCAGACCCATCTGCAGCGCGTCGAGGGCGGGTTCTTCATGGACGTGCAGGACGGGCTGGCGCTGTTCTACTGGATGCGCTTCGGCTCGGGCGTCGCCGTGGTGCTGGGCGCGCTGCTGTTCATCTATGCGGTGCTGTTCCCGCGCCGCGAGGTCGTCGTGCCCGGCCCGGTGCAATCGCACAAGGACGGCCATCTGGAGGCCGCGGAGTAA
- a CDS encoding CbbQ/NirQ/NorQ/GpvN family protein produces the protein MNAHVKTERNGAADAPFYLPQGDEVAVFEAAAANDLPVLLKGPTGCGKTRFVAHMAARLGRPLYTVACHDDLSAADLIGRYLLKGGETVWTDGPLTRAVREGAICYLDEVVEARKDVTVVLHPLTDDRRILPIDRTGEEIEAAPGFMLVASYNPGYQNILKTLKPSTRQRFVAMEFDFPEPAREAEIVARESRLDRDRVTGLVRLAGKIRGLKGQDLEEGVSTRLVVYAASLIAGGMPIDRAIEAAMIEPLTDDAEVKRGLRDLVAAIFG, from the coding sequence ATGAACGCGCATGTGAAAACCGAACGGAACGGGGCGGCCGACGCCCCCTTCTACCTGCCGCAGGGCGACGAGGTCGCGGTCTTCGAGGCCGCCGCCGCCAACGACCTGCCGGTGCTGCTGAAAGGCCCGACCGGCTGCGGCAAGACCCGCTTCGTCGCCCATATGGCGGCGCGGCTGGGCCGGCCGCTTTATACCGTGGCCTGCCATGACGACCTGTCCGCCGCCGACCTGATCGGGCGCTACCTGCTCAAGGGCGGCGAGACGGTCTGGACCGACGGCCCGCTGACCCGCGCCGTGCGCGAGGGCGCGATCTGCTATCTCGACGAGGTGGTCGAGGCGCGCAAGGACGTGACGGTGGTGCTGCACCCGCTGACCGACGACCGCCGCATCCTGCCCATCGACCGCACCGGCGAAGAGATCGAGGCGGCGCCCGGCTTCATGCTGGTCGCCTCCTACAACCCCGGCTATCAGAACATCCTGAAAACGCTGAAACCCTCGACCCGGCAGCGTTTCGTGGCCATGGAGTTCGACTTTCCCGAACCGGCGCGCGAGGCCGAGATCGTCGCTCGGGAAAGCAGGCTCGACCGCGACCGCGTGACCGGGCTGGTGCGGCTGGCGGGCAAGATCCGCGGCCTCAAGGGCCAGGACCTGGAAGAGGGCGTCTCGACCCGGCTGGTGGTCTATGCCGCCAGCCTGATCGCCGGCGGCATGCCGATCGACCGCGCCATCGAGGCGGCGATGATCGAACCCCTGACCGACGATGCCGAGGTCAAGCGCGGGTTGCGCGACCTGGTCGCGGCGATCTTCGGCTGA
- a CDS encoding nitric oxide reductase activation protein NorD, producing the protein MGLDLEPWEPEETVGKLWHVWASGFGAPQEFEDQAVALSEVSGRLAVLFRGLGGGAAVEIRPAAAQASRHRIGWRRRLGTVAELTPHASFDGEILRLPERLSALPSRQANGALFLWLAACAAHGSMVPAQGDPLRRDLARLGAAQRAVAATLEDAPGLTGLYDDLAELVLSLRPRAALPPAEAAVEALARHLLGDPAPLPPLARDWLAALDDPQAQAPRGYRPMRPVPLWPDLALPETALAAAPGEAPDGIAADPASARMFRARRRRSDQPQRRDSLILHKFEALLSWADLMNLNRHVDDDDQDDAKKAAEDQEELGLGQVSKAPATRLRLHLDLAPEDADLEAVAGIHTYPEWDARRGRYLAHHVRVLENRAPEHDEAPAPDPGAQARIRAVRRQFEALRPGRLTSTGHRDGEELDAELTVRAAADLRATGQGSDRIWRQSRPLARNLAVSILLDVSRSTESAVTGRAVIEIEREALAALAWGLDACGDRFAINAFSSLKRDRVFLSACKAFDEPMGAAVERRIAGLRPRFYTRLGAGIRHASAGLSAQAGSRRLLLVITDGKPNDLDHYEGRHGIEDSARAVREARMAGHAVHGITVDRDGKSWFPRIFGQGGFSLIPHPDRLLAALPVIYRQLVA; encoded by the coding sequence ATGGGTCTGGACCTTGAACCCTGGGAGCCCGAGGAAACCGTCGGCAAGCTCTGGCATGTCTGGGCCAGCGGCTTCGGCGCGCCGCAGGAATTCGAGGATCAGGCGGTGGCGCTTTCCGAGGTCTCGGGGCGGCTCGCGGTGCTGTTCCGGGGGCTGGGCGGCGGTGCGGCGGTCGAGATCCGGCCCGCCGCCGCCCAGGCGTCGCGGCATCGCATCGGCTGGCGCCGCCGGCTGGGCACGGTGGCGGAACTGACGCCGCATGCCAGCTTCGACGGCGAGATCCTGCGCCTGCCGGAGCGGCTGTCGGCGCTGCCATCGCGCCAGGCGAACGGCGCGCTTTTCCTGTGGCTCGCGGCTTGCGCGGCGCATGGCAGCATGGTGCCCGCGCAGGGCGATCCGCTGCGCCGCGACCTGGCACGGCTGGGCGCGGCGCAGCGGGCCGTCGCCGCCACGCTGGAGGATGCGCCGGGCCTGACCGGGCTTTACGACGACCTTGCCGAACTGGTGCTGTCCTTGCGCCCCCGCGCCGCGCTGCCGCCGGCCGAGGCGGCGGTCGAGGCGCTGGCCCGGCATCTGCTGGGCGATCCGGCGCCGCTGCCGCCGCTGGCCCGCGACTGGCTGGCGGCGCTGGACGATCCGCAGGCGCAGGCGCCGCGCGGCTATCGCCCGATGCGGCCGGTGCCGCTGTGGCCCGATCTGGCCCTGCCCGAGACGGCGCTCGCCGCCGCGCCGGGCGAGGCGCCCGACGGCATCGCCGCCGATCCGGCCAGCGCGCGCATGTTTCGCGCCCGCCGCCGTCGCAGCGATCAGCCGCAGCGCCGCGACAGCCTGATCCTGCACAAGTTCGAGGCCCTGCTGAGCTGGGCCGATCTGATGAACCTCAACCGGCATGTCGACGATGACGATCAGGACGATGCGAAGAAGGCGGCCGAGGATCAGGAGGAACTGGGCCTTGGCCAGGTGTCGAAGGCCCCGGCGACGCGCCTGCGGCTGCATCTCGATCTTGCGCCCGAGGATGCGGATCTTGAGGCTGTCGCCGGCATCCACACCTATCCCGAATGGGATGCGCGGCGCGGGCGCTACCTGGCCCATCATGTGCGCGTGCTGGAAAACCGCGCGCCCGAGCATGACGAGGCGCCGGCCCCCGATCCCGGCGCGCAGGCGCGCATCCGCGCCGTGCGCCGCCAGTTCGAGGCCCTGCGCCCCGGCCGCCTGACCTCGACCGGCCATCGCGACGGCGAGGAGCTGGATGCCGAGCTGACCGTGCGCGCCGCCGCCGACCTGCGCGCGACCGGGCAGGGCAGCGACCGGATCTGGCGCCAGTCCCGGCCCTTGGCGCGCAACCTTGCGGTGTCGATCCTGCTCGATGTGTCGCGCTCGACCGAAAGCGCGGTGACGGGCCGCGCGGTGATCGAGATCGAGCGCGAGGCGCTGGCGGCGCTGGCCTGGGGGCTGGATGCCTGCGGCGACCGCTTCGCGATCAACGCCTTTTCCTCGCTGAAACGCGACCGGGTGTTCCTGAGCGCCTGCAAGGCTTTCGACGAGCCGATGGGCGCGGCGGTCGAGCGGCGCATCGCCGGGCTGCGGCCGCGCTTCTACACAAGGCTGGGGGCCGGCATCCGCCATGCCTCGGCCGGGCTTTCGGCCCAGGCCGGCAGCCGGCGGCTGCTGCTGGTCATCACCGACGGCAAGCCCAACGACCTTGACCATTACGAGGGCCGCCACGGCATCGAGGACAGCGCCCGCGCCGTGCGCGAGGCGCGCATGGCTGGCCATGCCGTGCACGGCATCACCGTGGACCGCGACGGGAAAAGCTGGTTTCCCCGCATCTTTGGCCAGGGCGGCTTTTCGCTGATCCCGCATCCCGACCGGCTGCTGGCGGCGCTGCCGGTGATCTATCGGCAACTGGTGGCGTGA
- a CDS encoding cytochrome c oxidase subunit 3 has product MRVQDLPGEPIIWVLIASELLVFAAGITAMAAVRLTDPAGFAAAQAQLHGWMAALNTAILVTSGFFAARAERACRLGDRRRARVGLALAALGGAGFLAVKAVEYAGDLRAGLGMESHPFFTFYYLLTGFHAAHVLFGIGVLALVAIRLRAEEVQAGAAFWHMVDLVWVLLLPPVYLLG; this is encoded by the coding sequence ATGCGCGTCCAGGACCTGCCGGGCGAGCCGATCATCTGGGTGCTTATCGCATCCGAGCTGCTGGTCTTTGCCGCCGGCATCACCGCCATGGCTGCGGTCCGGCTGACCGACCCGGCCGGCTTTGCCGCGGCGCAGGCGCAGCTGCATGGCTGGATGGCGGCGCTGAACACGGCGATCCTGGTCACCTCGGGCTTCTTTGCTGCCCGGGCCGAGCGCGCCTGCCGCCTGGGCGACCGGCGCCGGGCGCGCGTCGGGCTGGCGCTGGCGGCGCTGGGCGGCGCGGGCTTTCTGGCGGTGAAGGCGGTGGAATATGCCGGCGACCTGCGCGCCGGCCTGGGCATGGAGAGCCACCCGTTCTTCACCTTCTACTACCTGCTGACCGGCTTTCACGCCGCGCATGTGCTGTTCGGCATCGGCGTGCTGGCGCTGGTGGCGATCCGGCTGCGCGCCGAGGAGGTGCAGGCCGGCGCCGCCTTCTGGCACATGGTCGATCTGGTCTGGGTGCTGCTGCTGCCGCCCGTCTATCTGCTGGGGTAG
- a CDS encoding cytochrome C oxidase subunit IV family protein — MGLTRIWLMLLALTAATTALAFVPGPAAAAGLLAVALLKARTILAGFLHLDRATGWRAAFTVPLAIWLVLIWGLHLI, encoded by the coding sequence ATGGGACTGACGCGCATCTGGCTGATGCTGCTGGCGCTGACCGCCGCGACCACGGCGCTGGCCTTCGTGCCCGGCCCCGCCGCCGCCGCAGGGCTGCTGGCGGTGGCGCTGCTCAAGGCCCGCACCATCCTTGCCGGTTTTCTGCATCTCGACCGGGCAACGGGCTGGCGCGCCGCCTTCACCGTGCCGCTGGCGATCTGGCTGGTGCTGATCTGGGGGCTGCATCTCATCTGA
- a CDS encoding Crp/Fnr family transcriptional regulator, protein MNAPLPEAVKKSVLLNGLAPDMRDKLLKDAQRRSYREGETIFLQGDPARAVFIVLNGFVKLSRLTPNGTEAVVAILGRNRSFAEAMVLRGEPYPVSAEAISDCTLLQIDGARLRQFLLENQEFAIRMLASTFVHLQGLVDQIERLKAHTGVQRVAQFLADLSDAEAGPTEVRLPYNKRLIAGHLGMQPESLSRAFARLRQHGVEIEADKAIIADIAELRMMAMD, encoded by the coding sequence ATGAACGCCCCCCTGCCCGAGGCGGTAAAGAAGTCCGTTCTGCTGAACGGGCTGGCCCCCGACATGCGCGACAAGCTGCTGAAGGACGCCCAGCGCCGCAGCTATCGCGAGGGCGAGACCATCTTTCTGCAAGGCGATCCGGCGCGGGCGGTGTTCATCGTCCTGAACGGCTTCGTCAAGCTGTCGCGGCTGACGCCGAACGGAACCGAGGCGGTGGTGGCGATCCTGGGCCGCAACCGCAGCTTTGCCGAGGCGATGGTGCTGCGCGGCGAACCCTATCCGGTCTCGGCCGAGGCGATCTCGGACTGCACGCTCCTGCAGATCGACGGCGCCCGGCTGCGGCAGTTCCTGCTGGAGAACCAGGAATTCGCCATCAGGATGCTGGCCTCGACCTTCGTGCATTTGCAAGGGCTGGTGGACCAGATCGAAAGGCTCAAGGCCCATACCGGTGTGCAGCGCGTGGCGCAGTTCCTGGCCGACCTTTCCGATGCCGAGGCCGGCCCGACCGAGGTGCGGCTGCCCTATAACAAGCGGCTGATCGCAGGCCATCTGGGCATGCAGCCGGAAAGCCTGTCGCGCGCCTTCGCCCGGCTGCGCCAGCACGGGGTCGAGATCGAGGCCGACAAGGCCATCATCGCCGATATCGCCGAATTGCGCATGATGGCCATGGATTGA
- the nagA gene encoding N-acetylglucosamine-6-phosphate deacetylase, whose product MAREVLTGARIFDGARFLDGHALVIEAGKIAAILPEAEAPAEGRRAVSGILAPAFLDLQVNGGAGLMLDGTTDLGGLHRICAAHRALGTAGVLPTLITDTPEATAHVIALGIAAAEAGVPGFLGLHLEGPHLDPRRKGAHDPALIRPMTDDDLARLCEAARRLPALMVTLAPEAASPQQIAALAGAGAVVSLGHSDCSHDEAQAAFAAGARCATHLFNAMSQIGNRAPGLAGAVLAGEAGAGLIADGIHVHPAVMRLALGARPEGIFLVSDCMAFAGTDLAEMELGGRKVLRRDGRLTLADGTLAGADLTLPQAIAVLVRQVGIAPERALRMASAVPAALLGLQDRYGALAPGRAADLVLLDEDFGLREHWLSP is encoded by the coding sequence ATGGCGCGCGAGGTCCTGACCGGCGCGCGGATCTTCGACGGCGCGCGTTTCCTCGACGGCCATGCGCTGGTGATCGAGGCGGGCAAGATCGCCGCCATCCTGCCCGAGGCCGAGGCGCCGGCCGAGGGGCGGCGGGCGGTGTCGGGCATCCTCGCCCCGGCTTTCCTGGATTTGCAGGTGAACGGCGGGGCCGGGCTGATGCTGGACGGCACGACCGATCTGGGGGGGCTGCACCGCATCTGCGCCGCACATCGCGCGCTTGGCACCGCCGGCGTGCTGCCGACGCTGATCACCGACACGCCCGAGGCCACCGCCCATGTCATCGCGCTGGGGATCGCGGCGGCCGAGGCAGGGGTGCCGGGCTTCCTGGGCCTGCATCTGGAGGGGCCGCATCTGGACCCGCGCCGCAAGGGCGCGCATGATCCGGCGCTGATCCGGCCGATGACCGACGATGATCTGGCCCGGCTTTGCGAGGCCGCCCGCCGGCTGCCGGCGCTGATGGTGACGCTGGCGCCCGAGGCGGCAAGCCCGCAGCAGATCGCGGCGCTGGCCGGGGCCGGGGCGGTGGTCAGCCTGGGCCACAGCGATTGCAGCCATGACGAGGCGCAGGCCGCCTTTGCCGCCGGCGCCCGCTGCGCCACGCATCTGTTCAACGCCATGAGCCAGATCGGCAACCGCGCGCCGGGGCTGGCCGGCGCGGTGCTGGCCGGCGAGGCCGGCGCCGGGCTGATCGCCGACGGCATCCATGTGCATCCGGCGGTGATGCGGCTGGCGCTGGGGGCGCGGCCCGAGGGCATCTTCCTGGTCAGCGATTGCATGGCCTTTGCCGGCACCGACCTGGCCGAGATGGAGCTGGGCGGCCGCAAGGTGCTGCGCCGCGACGGGCGGCTGACCCTGGCCGACGGCACGCTGGCCGGGGCCGACCTGACGCTGCCGCAGGCCATCGCCGTGCTGGTCCGCCAGGTCGGCATCGCGCCGGAACGGGCGCTGCGCATGGCCTCGGCCGTTCCGGCGGCGCTGCTGGGCTTGCAGGACCGCTACGGCGCCCTGGCCCCCGGCCGCGCGGCCGATCTGGTGCTGCTGGACGAGGATTTCGGCCTGCGCGAGCATTGGCTGTCGCCTTGA
- a CDS encoding SIS domain-containing protein → MSQTHMAREVAEIPEAAARFLERSRDAVADAASALRRKDPDLVVTVARGSSDHAATYLKYAIELEAGVPVASVGPSIASIYRRPLRLGKAACIGISQSGRSPDGVEMMRASGQGGALSIAITNVEDSPMAQVSAHCLPLQAGEEKSVAATKTFVCSVLAGLSLLAEWREDHALQDAVAALPEAFGQAVGLDWSPLSARLARASSAFVLGRGPSFAIACESALKFKETSGIHAEAYSAAEVLHGPAAIVQAGFPVLALGIEDAALPQLKATAERLAAQGADVFVTGTEVGGAVTLPSVPGLHPLVAPLVTIAGFYAFIEGLARRRGFDPDTPPHLRKVTETV, encoded by the coding sequence ATGAGCCAGACGCATATGGCGCGCGAAGTGGCCGAGATCCCCGAAGCCGCCGCCCGATTCCTGGAACGCTCGCGCGATGCGGTCGCGGACGCGGCCAGCGCCCTGCGCCGCAAGGACCCCGACCTGGTGGTGACGGTGGCGCGGGGGTCCTCGGACCATGCCGCGACCTATCTGAAATACGCCATCGAGCTGGAGGCCGGGGTGCCGGTCGCCTCGGTCGGCCCCTCCATCGCCTCGATCTATCGCCGGCCCCTGCGGCTGGGCAAGGCGGCCTGCATCGGCATCTCGCAATCCGGCCGCAGCCCGGACGGGGTCGAGATGATGCGCGCCTCGGGGCAAGGGGGGGCGCTGTCCATCGCCATCACCAATGTCGAGGACAGCCCGATGGCGCAGGTCTCGGCCCATTGCCTGCCCCTGCAGGCGGGCGAGGAGAAAAGCGTCGCCGCCACCAAGACCTTCGTCTGTTCGGTGCTGGCCGGGCTGTCGCTCTTGGCGGAATGGCGCGAGGATCACGCCCTGCAGGATGCCGTCGCCGCCCTGCCCGAAGCGTTCGGGCAGGCCGTGGGGCTGGACTGGTCGCCCTTGTCGGCGCGGCTGGCGCGGGCCAGCTCGGCCTTCGTGCTGGGCCGCGGTCCCAGCTTCGCCATCGCCTGCGAATCGGCGCTGAAGTTCAAGGAAACCTCGGGCATCCACGCCGAGGCCTATTCCGCCGCCGAGGTTCTGCACGGCCCGGCCGCCATCGTGCAGGCCGGCTTCCCGGTGCTGGCGCTGGGGATCGAGGATGCCGCCCTGCCCCAGCTCAAGGCCACGGCCGAGCGGCTGGCGGCCCAGGGCGCGGATGTGTTCGTGACCGGCACCGAGGTCGGCGGCGCCGTCACCCTGCCATCGGTCCCCGGCCTGCATCCGCTGGTGGCGCCGCTGGTGACCATCGCCGGCTTCTACGCCTTCATCGAGGGGCTGGCGCGGCGGCGCGGCTTCGACCCCGACACGCCGCCGCATCTGCGTAAGGTGACGGAGACGGTGTGA
- a CDS encoding GntR family transcriptional regulator yields MGELFTPEAFEETGGGPLYLQLHRLIAEAIASGRLQPGDSLPSERELAAMTGLSRVTVRKGVAELVASGQLVQKRGSGTFVAPKVEKLEQALSLLTSFTEDMARRGRSVESRWIARGLHAPAPEEVMALGLGVGEKVARLERVRSSDGVPLAIERASLSKAILPDPEGVDASLYAVLEARGMRPVRAVQRISAANLNAKDAELLGVSPGVAGLRIERISYLPSGKVVEFTRSLYRGDAYDFAVELKLAPEGERNP; encoded by the coding sequence ATGGGCGAGCTGTTCACCCCCGAGGCCTTCGAGGAAACCGGCGGCGGGCCGCTTTACCTGCAACTGCACCGGCTGATCGCCGAGGCCATCGCCTCGGGGCGGCTGCAACCCGGCGACAGCCTGCCGTCCGAGCGCGAGCTGGCGGCGATGACCGGCCTGTCGCGCGTCACCGTGCGCAAGGGGGTGGCAGAGCTGGTCGCCTCGGGGCAGCTGGTGCAGAAGCGCGGCTCGGGCACCTTCGTGGCGCCGAAAGTCGAGAAGCTGGAGCAGGCGCTGTCGCTGCTGACCTCCTTCACCGAGGACATGGCCCGGCGCGGCCGCAGCGTCGAAAGCCGCTGGATCGCCCGCGGGTTGCACGCCCCGGCGCCCGAAGAGGTGATGGCGCTGGGACTGGGCGTCGGCGAGAAGGTGGCGCGGCTGGAACGGGTGCGCAGCTCGGACGGGGTGCCGCTGGCCATCGAGCGCGCCTCGCTGTCGAAGGCGATCCTGCCCGATCCCGAAGGCGTCGATGCCTCGCTTTACGCGGTGCTGGAAGCGCGCGGCATGCGGCCGGTGCGGGCGGTGCAGCGCATCTCGGCCGCGAACCTGAACGCCAAGGACGCGGAATTGCTGGGCGTCAGCCCCGGCGTGGCCGGGCTGCGCATCGAACGCATCTCCTACCTGCCCTCGGGCAAGGTGGTCGAGTTCACCCGCTCGCTCTATCGCGGCGATGCCTATGACTTCGCCGTGGAACTGAAACTTGCCCCGGAAGGCGAAAGGAACCCGTGA
- a CDS encoding BadF/BadG/BcrA/BcrD ATPase family protein, producing MSYFLGIDGGGTGCRAAIADGAGRIIGQGAAGPANISVETEGACANILAAARAALQDAGQGHLDELTAVLGLAGANVTAAARSLRAMLPFRRTRIVTDAVTAATGALGGGDGIVAAMGTGSVFAVQIGGEMRQYGGRGFVLGDEGSGAVLGRALLAEALRAEDGFAPMTPLLQAVLDELGGIEGVISFGFRARPAEFAQFAPRIIAGTDPAGERIFAAAVAEIRTMIDRLQAGCGLPVVFLGGLGPHYAARLQGLWPIQPPRGSGVDGALHLARQEA from the coding sequence ATGTCATATTTCCTGGGCATAGACGGAGGGGGGACCGGCTGCCGCGCTGCCATCGCGGACGGCGCGGGCCGGATCATCGGCCAGGGCGCGGCCGGGCCGGCCAATATCTCGGTCGAGACCGAGGGGGCCTGCGCCAATATCCTCGCCGCCGCCCGCGCCGCGCTTCAGGACGCCGGGCAGGGCCATCTGGACGAGCTGACCGCCGTGCTGGGGCTTGCCGGGGCCAATGTCACCGCCGCCGCCCGCAGCCTTCGGGCCATGCTGCCCTTTCGCCGCACGCGCATCGTCACCGATGCGGTGACCGCCGCCACCGGCGCGCTGGGGGGCGGGGACGGCATCGTCGCCGCCATGGGCACCGGCTCGGTCTTCGCGGTGCAGATCGGCGGCGAGATGCGGCAATATGGCGGCCGCGGCTTCGTCCTGGGCGACGAGGGCAGCGGCGCGGTGCTGGGCCGGGCGCTGCTGGCCGAGGCCCTGCGCGCCGAGGACGGCTTCGCCCCGATGACCCCGCTGCTGCAGGCGGTGCTGGACGAGCTGGGCGGGATCGAGGGGGTGATCTCCTTCGGCTTCCGCGCCCGGCCGGCCGAATTCGCGCAATTCGCGCCGCGCATCATTGCCGGCACCGACCCGGCGGGCGAGCGCATCTTTGCCGCCGCCGTGGCCGAGATCCGCACCATGATCGACAGGCTGCAAGCCGGCTGCGGCCTGCCGGTGGTGTTCCTAGGCGGGCTGGGCCCGCATTACGCCGCCCGCCTGCAGGGGCTATGGCCCATCCAGCCGCCCAGGGGCTCGGGCGTCGACGGGGCGCTGCATCTGGCCCGGCAGGAGGCGTGA
- a CDS encoding N-acetylmuramic acid 6-phosphate etherase — translation MTASGTEARHPASAGLHARPGGEVLRVLLDAQVAALGALQPALPALERAAEAAAEALRRGGKLGYAGAGSSGLMALADCLELAGTFGIAPERTPMMFAGGAEALLHLQGSVEDDPQLALADLDRAGLAAGDVLLCLSASGRTPYALAICAAAQERGVTVAGLAHVAGSALLQRADIPVLIETGAEVVSGSTRMGAATAQKVALNMLSVLVAIRLGHVHDGYMVNLVADNIKLVDRAARIVAAVAGVGREAAEAALSRSGGAVKPAILVARGMAPDMARARLAETGGLLAPLI, via the coding sequence ATGACCGCATCCGGCACCGAGGCAAGGCATCCGGCATCCGCAGGGCTTCACGCCCGCCCGGGCGGCGAGGTGCTGCGCGTCCTGCTGGACGCGCAGGTCGCGGCGCTGGGCGCGCTGCAGCCCGCGCTGCCGGCGCTGGAACGCGCGGCCGAGGCCGCAGCAGAGGCGCTGCGCCGGGGCGGCAAGCTCGGCTATGCCGGGGCCGGCTCCTCGGGGCTGATGGCGCTGGCGGATTGCCTGGAACTGGCCGGCACTTTCGGCATCGCGCCCGAGCGCACGCCGATGATGTTCGCCGGCGGGGCCGAGGCGCTTCTGCATCTGCAGGGCAGCGTCGAGGACGACCCGCAACTCGCGCTGGCCGACCTGGATCGTGCCGGGCTGGCGGCGGGGGATGTGCTTCTGTGCCTCTCGGCCTCGGGGCGGACGCCCTATGCGCTGGCGATCTGCGCGGCGGCGCAGGAACGGGGGGTGACCGTGGCCGGCCTTGCCCATGTGGCGGGCTCGGCCCTGCTGCAACGCGCCGATATCCCGGTGCTGATCGAGACGGGGGCCGAGGTGGTTTCCGGCTCGACCCGCATGGGGGCGGCCACGGCGCAGAAGGTGGCGCTGAACATGCTCTCGGTGCTGGTGGCGATCCGGCTGGGCCATGTCCATGACGGCTACATGGTCAACCTGGTGGCCGACAACATCAAGCTGGTGGACCGCGCCGCCCGCATCGTCGCCGCCGTCGCGGGGGTCGGGCGCGAGGCGGCCGAGGCGGCGCTGTCGCGCAGCGGCGGCGCGGTCAAGCCCGCCATCCTGGTCGCGCGCGGCATGGCGCCCGACATGGCCCGGGCGCGGCTGGCCGAAACCGGGGGCCTGCTGGCCCCGCTGATCTGA